In one Dermochelys coriacea isolate rDerCor1 chromosome 20, rDerCor1.pri.v4, whole genome shotgun sequence genomic region, the following are encoded:
- the PRPF40B gene encoding pre-mRNA-processing factor 40 homolog B isoform X1 gives MSSITRYRKAEQMFGEQEVWAVVPERDRKEIYDDVLFFLAKKEKEHAKQLRKRNIQALKNILDGMSHVSFQTTWSEAQQYLMDNPTFAEDRDLQNMDKEDALICFEEHIRTLEKEEEEEKEKTRLRERRQQRKNREAFQAFLDELHDKGQLHSMSTWMELYPSLSADTRFANMLGQPGSTPLDLFKFYVEDLKARFHDEKKIIKDILKDRGFGVEVNTTFEDFAHVISFDKRAATLDAGNIKLTFNSLLEKAEAREREREKEEVRKLRRREAAFKSMLKQAAPPLEPSSSWDEVRERFVSDLAFEQITLESERIRLFREFLQVVENECQHYHAKAKKHTKRGRKHHRKRSQSGSESELESHHQRAQKRKKRNHSESGSELSSSPDSDLSSRKSRKQKKKSKKKRHKSNSPQSESERGKEKGGKGKGKELEGRRRSPQRSLKREKSVWDTSDSEPSEGELEKRRRTLLQQLDNDQ, from the exons ATGAGCTCCATTACCCGCTACAG GAAAGCTGAGCAGAtgtttggggagcaggaggtTTGGGCTGTGGTCCCCGAGCGCGACCGCAAGGAGATCTACGATGATGTGCTCTTCTTCCTGGCCAAGAAGGAGAAG GAACACGCCAAGCAGCTGCGCAAGCGGAACATCCAGGCCCTGAAGAACATCCTGGACGGCATGAGCCACGTCAGCTTCCAGACCACCTGGTCCGAGGCCCAGCAGTACCTGATGGACAACCCCACCTTCGCGGAGGACCGGGACctgcaga ACATGGACAAGGAGGACGCACTGATCTGCTTCGAGGAGCACATCCGCAcgctggagaaggaggaggaggaggagaaggagaagacaaGGCTGCGTGAGAGACGCCAGCAGCGCAAGAACAGAGAGGCCTTCCAG GCCTTTCTGGATGAGCTGCACGACAAGGGGCAGCTGCACTCCATGTCCACCTGGATGGAGCTGTACCCTTCGCTCAGCGCCGACACCCGCTTTGCCAACATGCTGGGCCAGCCCG GCTCTACCCCCCTGGACTTGTTTAAATTCTACGTGGAGGATCTCAAGGCTCGTTTCCATGACGAGAAGAAGATCATCAAGGACATCTTAAAG GATCGTGGCTTTGGCGTGGAGGTGAACACGACCTTCGAGGACTTTGCCCACGTGATCAGCTTTGACAAGAGGGCAGCCACGCTGGATGCAGGCAACATCAAGCTCACCTTTAACAGC CTGCTGGAGAAGGCTGAGgcgcgggagcgggagcgggagaaGGAGGAAGTGCGTAAACTACGCCGCCGGGAAGCAGCCTTCAAGAGCATGCTGAAGCAGGCGGCCCCACCCCTGGAGCCCAGCTCCTCCTGGGACGAG GTGCGGGAGCGCTTCGTCAGTGACCTGGCCTTCGAGCAGATCACGCTGGAGTCAGAGCGGATCCGGCTCTTCAGGGAGTTCCTCCAGGTGGTGGAG AACGAGTGCCAGCACTACCACGCCAAGGCCAAGAAACACACCAAGAGAGGCAGGAAGCACCATCGGAAGCGCTCGCAGTCG ggctCAGAGTCGGAGCTGGAGTCCCATCACCAGCGGGCCCAGAAGAGGAAGAAGCGGAATCACTCGGAGTCCGGCTCGGAGCTCTCCTCCTCTCCTGACTCag ATCTCAGCTCCCGCAAGTCCAGAAAGCAGAAGAAGAAAAGCAAGAAGAAGAGGCACAAATCG AACAGCCCCCAGAGCGAGAGCGAGCGAGGGAAGGAGAAAGGcggaaaggggaaggggaaggagctggaggggcgACGGCGCTCGCCCCAGCGCAGCCTCAAGAGGGAGAAG AGTGTCTGGGACACGTCAGACAGCGAGCCGAGCGAGGGCGAGCTGGAGAAGCGGCGTCGGacgctgctgcagcagctggacaATGATCAGTAG
- the PRPF40B gene encoding pre-mRNA-processing factor 40 homolog B isoform X2, whose protein sequence is MDKEDALICFEEHIRTLEKEEEEEKEKTRLRERRQQRKNREAFQNNRLLLAQAFLDELHDKGQLHSMSTWMELYPSLSADTRFANMLGQPGSTPLDLFKFYVEDLKARFHDEKKIIKDILKDRGFGVEVNTTFEDFAHVISFDKRAATLDAGNIKLTFNSLLEKAEAREREREKEEVRKLRRREAAFKSMLKQAAPPLEPSSSWDEVRERFVSDLAFEQITLESERIRLFREFLQVVENECQHYHAKAKKHTKRGRKHHRKRSQSGSESELESHHQRAQKRKKRNHSESGSELSSSPDSDLSSRKSRKQKKKSKKKRHKSNSPQSESERGKEKGGKGKGKELEGRRRSPQRSLKREKSVWDTSDSEPSEGELEKRRRTLLQQLDNDQ, encoded by the exons ATGGACAAGGAGGACGCACTGATCTGCTTCGAGGAGCACATCCGCAcgctggagaaggaggaggaggaggagaaggagaagacaaGGCTGCGTGAGAGACGCCAGCAGCGCAAGAACAGAGAGGCCTTCCAG AATAACAGGCTGCTTCTTGCCCAGGCCTTTCTGGATGAGCTGCACGACAAGGGGCAGCTGCACTCCATGTCCACCTGGATGGAGCTGTACCCTTCGCTCAGCGCCGACACCCGCTTTGCCAACATGCTGGGCCAGCCCG GCTCTACCCCCCTGGACTTGTTTAAATTCTACGTGGAGGATCTCAAGGCTCGTTTCCATGACGAGAAGAAGATCATCAAGGACATCTTAAAG GATCGTGGCTTTGGCGTGGAGGTGAACACGACCTTCGAGGACTTTGCCCACGTGATCAGCTTTGACAAGAGGGCAGCCACGCTGGATGCAGGCAACATCAAGCTCACCTTTAACAGC CTGCTGGAGAAGGCTGAGgcgcgggagcgggagcgggagaaGGAGGAAGTGCGTAAACTACGCCGCCGGGAAGCAGCCTTCAAGAGCATGCTGAAGCAGGCGGCCCCACCCCTGGAGCCCAGCTCCTCCTGGGACGAG GTGCGGGAGCGCTTCGTCAGTGACCTGGCCTTCGAGCAGATCACGCTGGAGTCAGAGCGGATCCGGCTCTTCAGGGAGTTCCTCCAGGTGGTGGAG AACGAGTGCCAGCACTACCACGCCAAGGCCAAGAAACACACCAAGAGAGGCAGGAAGCACCATCGGAAGCGCTCGCAGTCG ggctCAGAGTCGGAGCTGGAGTCCCATCACCAGCGGGCCCAGAAGAGGAAGAAGCGGAATCACTCGGAGTCCGGCTCGGAGCTCTCCTCCTCTCCTGACTCag ATCTCAGCTCCCGCAAGTCCAGAAAGCAGAAGAAGAAAAGCAAGAAGAAGAGGCACAAATCG AACAGCCCCCAGAGCGAGAGCGAGCGAGGGAAGGAGAAAGGcggaaaggggaaggggaaggagctggaggggcgACGGCGCTCGCCCCAGCGCAGCCTCAAGAGGGAGAAG AGTGTCTGGGACACGTCAGACAGCGAGCCGAGCGAGGGCGAGCTGGAGAAGCGGCGTCGGacgctgctgcagcagctggacaATGATCAGTAG